GTCGGCATCACACGGAAGCAGGGGAATCTGTCGCGCGGCGACATTGACCGGACGCTGCATATCAGCGCGCCGGGACGGGAGTTGCACGCCGATCCTGATGCTCCGTTTGCGGCGATGTTCCGCGCGGGCGACCGGAGTTACAATCCGCGCACGGCGGGACAAAACGAATATTGGGAAGCGATTCAACGCAGTGACATCACGTTCGCATTCGGACCTGCCGGAACCGGCAAAACATTCATCGCCGTCGTCTGCGCGGTGCAGATGTTTCAGCAGGGGAAGTTCGACCGGATTATTCTCGTGCGTCCGGTAGTGGAAGCGGGTGAGAGTCTGGGTTTCCTGCCGGGTGATGTGCGCGAGAAGGTGGATCCTTATTTCCGACCGCTTTATGATGCGCTGATGAAGATGATTCCGGGGGACCGTTTGCGCAAATTGCTGGACCGGCAGATTATCGAGATTGCTCCGCTTGCGTACATGCGCGGCAGAACGCTCGATAATGCGTTTCTCATTATGGATGAGGCGCAAAACACGACGGCAGGGCAGATGAAAATGTTTCTGACTCGCATGGGCGAGAATTCGAAGGCGGTTATCACCGGTGATTTGACGCAGATAGACCTGCCGCGGCGCAGCGACTCGGGATTGCTCGGCATCGAGTACATCCTCGAAGGCATCAAGGGAATTGAATTTGTGAAATTGAAAAACTCCGACGTCGTCCGCCATCCGCTCGTGGCGAGAATCGTCGGCGCCTACGACCGACTATTGAAGAATACTGCGGACGCGAGCGGCGACGCAGCTCAAGAAACAGGCGAAGCTCTCGGCAAGCTGCCCGAACACCGCGGTAAGCCGTCCTCCACCTCCAATGACTGACCAACCTCCCCCGCGCAGGCGCGCTCGAGGCAAGCTCGAATTCTATTCGGAGATTCCCCGTGCGCGCGTGCGCAAAGACTATGCACTGGCTTGCGCAAGCGCGGCCATGCGCAGAATACCCGCACCTGTCAACGCGATTCGCTTTGTGCTTGTGAATGACCGCAAGATGGCGAAGCTGCACCGGGAATTCATGAACATTCGCGGCACGACGGACGTGATTACCTTCGATCTCACCGACCCGGGCAAGGGAATCGAGGGCGAGATTTACATTTGTCTCGATCAGGCTCGCAGGCAGGCGCGCGACTATCGCGTGCCGCTCTATCAGGAAGTCGCGCGTCTGGCCGCGCACGGTGTCCTGCATCTGGCAGGGTATGATGACCGTACCGAAACGGGGCGTAAGCAGATGAGCCGGTATGAGGACATTGCCTTGAAAGCGGGAGGTGCGTTATGATTGAC
This region of bacterium genomic DNA includes:
- a CDS encoding PhoH family protein translates to MDLVGITRKQGNLSRGDIDRTLHISAPGRELHADPDAPFAAMFRAGDRSYNPRTAGQNEYWEAIQRSDITFAFGPAGTGKTFIAVVCAVQMFQQGKFDRIILVRPVVEAGESLGFLPGDVREKVDPYFRPLYDALMKMIPGDRLRKLLDRQIIEIAPLAYMRGRTLDNAFLIMDEAQNTTAGQMKMFLTRMGENSKAVITGDLTQIDLPRRSDSGLLGIEYILEGIKGIEFVKLKNSDVVRHPLVARIVGAYDRLLKNTADASGDAAQETGEALGKLPEHRGKPSSTSND
- the ybeY gene encoding rRNA maturation RNase YbeY; amino-acid sequence: MTDQPPPRRRARGKLEFYSEIPRARVRKDYALACASAAMRRIPAPVNAIRFVLVNDRKMAKLHREFMNIRGTTDVITFDLTDPGKGIEGEIYICLDQARRQARDYRVPLYQEVARLAAHGVLHLAGYDDRTETGRKQMSRYEDIALKAGGAL